Genomic DNA from Larus michahellis chromosome 3, bLarMic1.1, whole genome shotgun sequence:
ctcctaggaaaaaaaaaaaaaagaaaagtatatttcACACCATTCTCCCAAGATTgctgctaaaataaaaatcaatgagtAGAAGTTCTTCACACTGTATATTTCCATAAGTATAATACTTAGAAAAAtagcattatttaaatatatataccaGGCTCTTTGTAAACTTCAGGCTTCCCCTTTAGCAGATTTTCTATCACAGGTACCTACCATACTAATATTTGCATGACACCCACCGTAATAGAACATAAAGTCCTACAGAAATGAAGACTCTGCATCTAATTTACACTAAGACAAGAATTGTTCTCGCAAGAAAAGTTAGAAATACAGAACTCAAATTGGAGTTTGGCCTACATAAAGAtgggaaaataatatttagatATTTGACATATTTATAGATAAATTATACTGTCTGACTActgtctacaaaaaaaaaaaaaagaaaatttaacatGTCCAAGCAAAGCCAAAAAGCATCTTATACAAAATCAAAGACGTTACAAGCATTGCAGAGAACTCTTGTGGTTAAGACCCTAAAATGGTCAAGGGGTCTTACTAGTGAAAATATTTAAGGCACCCTGATGAATTTCCAGCTGTACCAGAAGTTCCCTTTAtgacaataaataaaaaagcctgTCTCCACTGCCATTCCATAAAGCAAGGGGATACTTGCTTTATGGAATGGCAGAGACCAAATCATAGTCATTTGGTGTCTAGAgcttttttggaagaaagcatgGCTTGGATTCACACCACACCTACGTATACACTCCCAGTTTAACAATCTTGTTTATGCACCTACTCATCCTCATCTACTTCTGCAATCaataaagaaaattactttgagaGGGTAACTAAACCCCTCTAAGATGAGCATCACCCTCTGTTAAGTGCCtgcttctctccactgactaGAGAGGACACTTACAGTAAttctgtaaaatacataaaagtttGGTTGATAGATTTCAAATCTACATATTTAGCCTAATATGGCCTTCAACTCTAGAGCCTTTAGGTGTTACTGTAATACAAACAACAGTAacagagagatatatatatatatatcgtGCTCTACCTGATACCCAAATGATAAACGTGGATTAACAGAACATTTATGGATACTGCTAACTAAATAAACGTTGATATTATGTAACCCACACATTTCTCACACAGCCGTTGACAGCTTTTTGAATCTGGAACAAAAGTTACGAGTCCTACACTACTGAACTGATTTTCAGTTCTCCAGTGACAATTATAAGCAACTGATTTGTCAAAAATTTGGCCACTCTTTCCATAGCAAAAACATAGCTTTAATGAGGAGAGCTTTACAGGGTCTGAAATCATGATAGACTGTAATATTTCTTTGGTGACTGAGATGGCTAATGAGAACAGATGGCAAACCTACATGTATCAACATGGGAAAAAGGAGCTGACAAATGTCAACATGACAAAAGAAATTAACTCTGATAGCTTGAATGTGAGTTTTATTAATACAGTTTGAATCCCTGTGTATTCCCTGTATGTACACAAGGAGAGCAAttctaaaaccaaaacaatcatGACAGAACAgtctttttttaatccctttccaCATGAATAAGAACATCTCAATGTTCTTGGAAGGAAAGACTGTGCATTCATTCACCTTGATACttgtaaaaggaaaagagaactgGATAAAAATCTAGCCTATGAGAATTCACACATTCTTCAGAGTTAAAACGACTGGCAATTGTGAAGTAAAATACCGGCATAAAATATCCACAGCAGAAgagatgaaatttattttttagtacTGCTAAATTAACACAATATTCAGACAGTATATAATATAGGAGGAACAAGAAACTGACTGAAAGCTCATGAAATATTAACCGATCCATTTTTTAATATGATACAGCCGAGACTACTGAAAAcctcacaaaattaaaaatagaagtacTCTTGTTATTCAGGCTAGCTTTCCACATTTTTCAGTCCTATCTTGCATTCTGCTGGTTATGTAAGGATTACATTTAAGCTAAGTATTTTATAATTGCccacatttaatattttcatttatacagGAATTAAAATGAGTTGCTATAAgttttgatttctatttttttcttcaggctaaaTGATTTGATTTTTTAAGTCAGCAGAATTTTCAGGATAGCCAGCCTTCTATACTGTAGACATGCATCTAAATGGAATATAAAGACAAATCTAAAAGATTTATTGTAGGTTGTAAATATGTCACTAATGCAGAATTACTGGACAATACACATACAACTGGTGCCAAAAAAGCTTTTAGCTTTGTTGCTGAACTGGATTCTTTACTGCTGAGAAAATGAATTAATGGAGGACTTGCAAGGGGGAGGGGGGCTCTTTCCCGGCTTTGCTAGTAAATCAACCACGCTGTACTTTTAGAGTCATACAAAAGTAAGAAAAGGTAGCCTCAGAGATTAACATGAATCCAagtatttgtaagaaaaaaatgccatactGGAAGTTATAAATTATTATCAGACATgtaacatttttccatttaacaGATACAAGTGAAAAGCTGCTCTATTCAGAATCCAATTCTCAAAGGTGGAGAAAAAAGATGACACTGTTCATCTTCTTCTCTAATTTCAGCAGGCTCTACAACTTTGCTTTAAACAGTACTGTTTGGAACTAAAAATACGTCTTTCTTAATTTAGACAGCCCAGCAGGGCGTATGAACAGTTACATAACACCAAGTAGCATATGCATGCTATTATGGCAACATATCCATTTTAAACATagatataaacattttttttcccacttctatATCAGTTAACTGTCCCGGACAAGTAAAATATTGCAGTGCATGCAACGTAAGTGTAAGAATCTTACCAGTTCTTTTTTCACTGGATGTTCCTTTGGATTGATTCCCTGAGTAGCCAAGtacactgcaagaaaaaaacatggggttttttgaaACTGAAGGCTGTGATGACTGGGGACCAATCAGTCAGATACGAAAACTGGAGGTTCCACATAAAACTATTAATAAGAATTGCAGTTAACTGTATTGTTAAGTATCTGACAAACTATTATCAAATATTGCagttagaaataaataaatctaacACAGTTAAACTTTCTGTTAAAAGGATAGAAAAGGCTgccacaaaaagaaagaaagaaacactcaCACATGTACAAAGTCAGcttttgtaaatataaattttTGATTTGGAGTTTCAACATCATTTGTCCTATAGATGGCAATAATTTGGGTCCTCAGGGTAATTACAAGTTTATAATTACTTCTCTATGAAATACGATTATTTCATGTTTGCAGCTGTCTAGAAGGTGTTCAAATGGCAATCATAAATACTACTTTTTCCTCCTACGACATACTTACCCCAGAACATTgaatttaaagtgtataccgaaACCAAATCCATCTTTGCTTGCTCAAGAGGCTCCAACTAGAATGAAAAGAACACACCACATTTGCACAGTTTTAAGCAAGATGTGCACAGATTTAAGTAATATGCACATTTTATAATTGTGAAtgtattcataaaaaaaacccacgctAAATGAGCATATTTTTGCACCACGAGTTCACTGAGACCATGTCTATGCCTATTTCCCTGCCattcaaaatattaattcaaaACAGTTGTTGCTatcaatggaaaaacaaaacaaaacaaaaaaagtcttaagatCACAGAAGCTTAAATGTGAATATAGTATACTACAGACAATGAATACAAACACTACACATGGTAGACTGTGTGTTCAACACTGCTGTAAAGCAAGGGAAGAATACAGGTaatgaggtgggttttttcctcgaCTGTCAAAgtcaatttattattttagtcCTATAGGATTTCCAGAAACTCTGATAACATCATTGTACAGCTCACTAGTTCTAACATGGATACTGTCAAAAGATCAGTGTTGTCAAGACTGTTTTCTTCATAATTTATTTGTGTTAGAAATCCTCAGAGGATAAAGAAGTTCCCTCATGTGCTGGCTTTTTCTTGCCCTAAAGAAAGTACATGTTAGGCTTTAAATGCTAAAAGATAGAGGCTTGTATGAAGTCTTCAGGCAGTACCTTGCTCTGTCTTTAtgccctgaaaaaaacccacattttacAGATTTGTGCTTATAATACAGCTAGAGAAGACAGCACAGTTTTTCAAGCACCAGATTCTGCAAGTCTAGACTTCCAGAATCAGATCAGTTGTCACTGCTGTCAATTCATCTTTACATCCTTCTGGGTATACCAAGTTCCATTAAGTTTGTTGTGAAAAGGTCTCAGACAAAAATGTGAATGATCTCTGTTACAAAAGAGCACTCAGCATGCACTTTAAGGAAGGTCAGGAATAAGCTAGAATGTCCTCTACCTAAATGACTCACTCGTAGGATCATCACTTTTCAGCTTGAAAGAGcatatatttcattgttttgtttgtaagACTGTCTGGATATCTTAGAAATATAAGAACTTCAAATATTAGGAATCAGGGGTAGGAAGTGTCATATTTGTTATTTCTCTGTGCAGTGGATGACCTAACAGACCCTTTTATTTCAGTTCAGGTTCCCAGGTATTCTTGTATTAATAGCAAAAAGATTGTCAAAACTAAGGTTATTTACCTTTTGGAGAAGCTCATTCCTGGAAACTGACATCATTGTCTTCAGCATCTCATCTACAGAAGCAAGAGATTTTTCAAATGCTGCAAGATAATCATGAATTTCAGTGGGGTATTCTTCTGTATTAATATCATCTTCTGACATTTTCATctggaaagaggaaacaaaactaaTAATCCTTTTCTTGAAGTCCCTACAGAGTCAAAAGACTGTATTTTACAATGCAAAGCATTACCATTCATTCATTAAACATTATAAGAAATACCTACTTCTGAAGAGTTCTAGCAGGTAATGTCAATAGTGGCACAGTTACAGGTcctataattttaatttcaagggTATCTCCTAACTGCTGTGCAAAATGGCATGAAGGAGCATTACAATTGACATGACTGTAGTACCTATTCTTATAACAGCCCCAAACCAGTATTTAGCTTTTATGGTCTGTGatagaaagaaattatttgcttgtttaaaagAAGTGCTCTATAAATCACAGTATAAAAAGAGCTACACCAAGCAACCAGcagcacactgaaaaaaaagaaaatggggataTGGCTTCAGCCTGTCTTCGGAACAGACATTACTTCAGCTTTAAAGTGGTTATGCAGCACCAGTTATGTCAGGGTCAGTTACATCTTCCAATGCTAAATTTAGGAGTTGATCCAAGAAATTCTTCTTATGAACCCTGTATCCAGTTTTCCGAATTCTCTATGGGGTATTATAATCTGCAAGCTAACTCTACCAGTAACAAAGCTGAGTTGATTTTGGGATTTCAGAATACTCTGGAAATCTTGTAGACACATCTATGCACAGCAACTGTGAGATAAGCAAAGATGTGAAAAATCCCAAAGCACTCCCTTTTTTGATCCCAGCATTCATGGTAACATGGCAGGGCTACTGCCAAGCCATCTGGCTGCTGGCTTACAATCGGTGTCTTTAATTCATCTCAAATCATAAACCACTTATTATCTTGGGGAGTTAATGTTACTTAAAGCTCGGTTATTTTCTACAATTTCTGACTGAGCAACAACTTTTGGGACGTTgtaaggaaagaagagaagacaTATATTTTTCCTGCCCATTTGGTGAGCTGCATCAAGAACAGTGGGAGCACCTGGACCGTTGCAGTCCATCCTACTTAGGATCAGTGTAATAATCCCACTACCCAGCCGCTGAGTAGAGGGTGAGAATGTAAATTGGAGAAACTGCACTTTGAAAATTTCATCCCTGAACACCAAGCCACACAG
This window encodes:
- the C1D gene encoding nuclear nucleic acid-binding protein C1D, whose product is MKMSEDDINTEEYPTEIHDYLAAFEKSLASVDEMLKTMMSVSRNELLQKLEPLEQAKMDLVSVYTLNSMFWVYLATQGINPKEHPVKKELERIRTYMNKVKEIADKKKASKLDKGAASRFVRNALWEPNAENENTSKTPAKGKKRKMD